From Anaerohalosphaera lusitana, one genomic window encodes:
- a CDS encoding polysaccharide pyruvyl transferase family protein: MKKVMVITFHSVPNYGAVLQAYALCNVLRQIGFDVHLIDYQPKSISKGDSDSPLHKKFADFRKKHLPLTPQVFTNLNQLNGVDADVLVCGSDQIWNFAKSKARKNMDAFLLNFGPDSAIRISYAASTGGVGFPKEYHDKISECLASFQNISVRERTSLKDVGEVTDKSIDITVDPTVLCDDYPEADITCYELPEKYIVTYCLQASPVFLDAVHRVKTLYNLPVVNIGDTAAGLADKSLTSLGPDEWICLLRQSECVVTNSFHGTVFSIKVKKNFLSVPLLRKKKNKIYGLQEKLYRKGYRKAWCLPGNSIMRNRLFANWSSKNDRISSFLRLSGLNSRLYDYPDSIDFVGRPIDYDNVMQKIKYEKDESIRFLHKVLKGN, from the coding sequence ATGAAAAAAGTCATGGTAATTACGTTTCATTCTGTGCCGAATTATGGCGCGGTACTTCAGGCTTATGCTCTGTGCAATGTGCTGCGTCAAATTGGATTCGATGTGCATCTAATTGACTATCAACCAAAGTCTATCAGCAAGGGGGACAGTGACTCGCCGCTGCACAAAAAATTCGCGGATTTCAGAAAAAAGCACCTCCCCCTTACACCCCAGGTGTTTACAAATTTAAACCAGCTTAATGGCGTCGATGCAGATGTACTGGTGTGCGGCAGTGACCAGATATGGAACTTTGCAAAAAGTAAGGCCAGAAAAAATATGGATGCGTTCTTGTTGAATTTCGGTCCTGACTCGGCTATTAGGATTTCATATGCCGCCAGTACGGGCGGAGTCGGTTTTCCCAAGGAATACCATGACAAAATCAGTGAGTGCCTTGCATCATTTCAAAATATTTCCGTGCGCGAGAGAACTTCTTTGAAGGATGTCGGAGAAGTTACAGATAAATCGATAGACATTACCGTTGACCCAACCGTTCTCTGTGACGACTACCCGGAAGCGGATATAACATGCTATGAACTTCCTGAAAAGTATATAGTCACCTATTGTCTTCAGGCGAGCCCTGTCTTTCTAGACGCTGTTCACCGTGTAAAGACCTTGTACAACTTGCCGGTTGTTAACATTGGAGACACGGCAGCAGGTTTGGCGGATAAAAGTCTCACGAGTCTGGGGCCTGATGAATGGATATGTTTGCTTAGACAGTCTGAGTGCGTCGTCACGAACTCTTTTCATGGAACTGTTTTTTCTATTAAGGTGAAGAAAAATTTTCTGAGTGTTCCGCTGCTGCGGAAAAAGAAGAATAAAATTTACGGCTTACAGGAGAAGCTTTACCGAAAAGGCTACAGAAAAGCCTGGTGCTTGCCGGGTAATAGCATAATGCGAAACAGGCTTTTTGCAAACTGGTCATCCAAAAATGACCGTATATCCAGTTTTCTTCGCCTCTCGGGGCTAAACTCCCGACTTTATGACTATCCCGACAGTATTGATTTTGTTGGCCGGCCAATTGATTATGACAATGTAATGCAGAAGATCAAATATGAAAAAGATGAATCAATACGGTTTCTACATAAAGTTTTGAAAGGAAATTAG